In the Streptomyces sp. cg36 genome, one interval contains:
- the alaS gene encoding alanine--tRNA ligase, which translates to MESAEIRRRWLSFFEERGHTVVPSASLIADDPTLLLVPAGMVPFKPYFLGEVKPPAPRVTSVQKCVRTPDIEEVGKTTRHGTFFQMCGNFSFGDYFKEGAIKLAWELLTSSVADGGFGLEPEKLWITVYLDDDEAERIWHEVVGVPKERIQRLGKKDNFWSMGVPGPCGPCSEINYDRGPEFGVEGGPAVNDERYVEIWNLVFMQYERGAGDGKEDFPILGDLPSQNIDTGLGLERLAMILQGVQNMYETDTLRVVMDKATELTGVRYGAAHHTDVSLRVVADHIRTSTMLIGDGVTPGNEGRGYVLRRIMRRAIRNMRLMGATGPVVQDLIGVVIDTMGQQYPELITDRKRIETVALAEEAAFLKALKGGTNILDTAVTETKAAGGTVLAGEKAFLLHDTWGFPIDLTLEMAAEQGLSVDEDGFRRLMKEQRERAKADAKAKKTGHADLSAYREVADNSGETDFTGYTLTENESTIVGLLVDGVPSPAASEGDEVEVVLDRSPFYAEGGGQLADQGRIKLDSGAVIEVRDVQKPVPGVHVHKGVVQVGEVTLGASAYATIDIKRRRAIARAHSATHLTHQALRDALGPTAAQAGSENSPGRFRFDFGSPAAVPGTVLTDVEQKINEVLSRELDVQAEVMSIDEAKKQGAIAEFGEKYGERVRVVTIGDFSKELCGGTHVGNTAQLGLVKLLGESSIGSGVRRIEALVGVDAYHFLAREHTVVAQLQELVKGRPEELPEKISTMLGKLKDAEKEIEKFRAEKVLQAAAGLAQGAKDVRGVALVTGQVPDGTSADDLRKLVLDVRGRISSDRPVVVALFTTANGRPVTVIATNEAARERGLKAGELVRTAAKTLGGGGGGKSDVAQGGGQNPDAIGDAIDAVERQVGETA; encoded by the coding sequence ATGGAGTCGGCTGAAATCCGCCGCCGCTGGCTGAGCTTCTTCGAGGAGCGCGGTCACACCGTCGTCCCTTCGGCGTCGCTCATCGCGGACGACCCGACTCTGCTGCTCGTCCCCGCGGGCATGGTGCCGTTCAAGCCGTACTTCCTGGGTGAGGTCAAGCCGCCCGCCCCGCGCGTGACCAGCGTGCAGAAGTGCGTGCGCACGCCGGACATCGAAGAGGTCGGCAAGACCACCCGGCACGGCACGTTCTTCCAGATGTGCGGCAACTTCTCCTTCGGCGACTACTTCAAGGAAGGCGCCATCAAGCTCGCCTGGGAGCTGCTCACCAGCTCCGTGGCGGACGGCGGCTTCGGCCTGGAGCCGGAGAAGCTCTGGATCACCGTCTACCTCGACGACGACGAGGCCGAGCGCATCTGGCACGAGGTCGTCGGCGTGCCGAAGGAGCGCATCCAGCGCCTGGGCAAGAAGGACAACTTCTGGTCCATGGGCGTCCCCGGCCCCTGCGGCCCCTGCTCCGAGATCAACTACGACCGCGGCCCCGAGTTCGGCGTCGAGGGCGGCCCGGCCGTCAACGACGAGCGGTACGTGGAGATCTGGAACCTCGTCTTCATGCAGTACGAGCGGGGTGCCGGTGACGGCAAGGAGGACTTCCCGATCCTCGGCGACCTGCCGTCGCAGAACATCGACACCGGTCTGGGTCTTGAGCGTCTCGCCATGATCCTGCAGGGCGTGCAGAACATGTACGAGACCGACACCCTGCGCGTGGTCATGGACAAGGCCACCGAGCTGACCGGCGTCCGCTATGGGGCCGCCCACCACACGGACGTCTCGCTGCGTGTGGTCGCCGACCACATCCGTACGTCCACGATGCTCATCGGCGACGGCGTCACCCCCGGCAACGAGGGCCGCGGCTACGTGCTGCGCCGCATCATGCGCCGCGCCATCCGCAACATGCGGCTGATGGGCGCCACCGGGCCGGTCGTCCAGGACCTCATCGGCGTCGTGATCGACACCATGGGGCAGCAGTACCCGGAGCTGATCACCGACCGCAAGCGCATCGAGACGGTCGCGCTCGCCGAAGAGGCCGCCTTCCTCAAGGCCCTCAAGGGCGGCACCAACATCCTGGACACCGCCGTCACCGAGACCAAGGCCGCCGGTGGCACGGTCCTCGCCGGTGAGAAGGCGTTCCTGCTCCACGACACCTGGGGCTTCCCCATCGACCTCACCCTGGAGATGGCCGCCGAGCAGGGCCTCTCCGTGGACGAGGACGGCTTCCGCCGTCTGATGAAGGAGCAGCGCGAGCGCGCCAAGGCCGACGCCAAGGCCAAGAAGACCGGCCACGCCGACCTGTCCGCCTACCGCGAGGTGGCCGACAACTCCGGCGAGACCGACTTCACCGGCTACACGCTGACCGAGAACGAGTCGACGATCGTCGGCCTCCTCGTCGACGGCGTGCCCTCGCCCGCCGCCTCCGAGGGCGACGAGGTCGAGGTCGTCCTCGACCGCAGCCCCTTCTACGCCGAGGGCGGCGGCCAGCTCGCCGACCAGGGCCGCATCAAGCTCGACAGCGGCGCCGTCATCGAGGTCCGCGACGTGCAGAAGCCGGTCCCCGGCGTGCACGTGCACAAGGGCGTCGTCCAGGTCGGCGAGGTCACCCTCGGCGCCTCGGCCTACGCCACCATCGACATCAAGCGCCGCCGCGCCATCGCCCGCGCCCACAGCGCCACGCACCTCACCCACCAGGCCCTGCGCGACGCGCTCGGCCCGACGGCCGCCCAGGCCGGTTCGGAGAACTCGCCGGGCCGCTTCCGCTTCGACTTCGGCTCGCCCGCCGCCGTTCCCGGCACGGTCCTCACCGACGTCGAGCAGAAGATCAACGAGGTGCTCTCGCGCGAACTGGACGTCCAGGCCGAGGTCATGTCGATCGACGAGGCCAAGAAGCAGGGCGCCATCGCCGAGTTCGGCGAGAAGTACGGCGAGCGCGTCCGCGTGGTCACCATCGGCGACTTCTCCAAGGAGCTCTGCGGCGGCACGCACGTCGGCAACACCGCCCAGCTGGGTCTGGTGAAGCTGCTCGGCGAGTCGTCCATCGGCTCCGGTGTGCGCCGCATCGAGGCCCTGGTCGGCGTGGACGCCTACCACTTCCTCGCCCGGGAGCACACGGTCGTCGCCCAGCTCCAGGAGCTGGTCAAGGGCCGTCCCGAGGAGCTGCCGGAGAAGATCTCCACCATGCTCGGCAAGCTGAAGGACGCCGAGAAGGAGATCGAGAAGTTCCGCGCCGAGAAGGTGCTCCAGGCCGCCGCGGGTCTGGCCCAGGGCGCCAAGGACGTCCGGGGCGTGGCCCTGGTCACCGGCCAGGTGCCGGACGGCACCTCCGCCGACGACCTGCGCAAGCTGGTCCTCGACGTGCGCGGTCGCATC